From Haloglomus litoreum, the proteins below share one genomic window:
- a CDS encoding helix-turn-helix domain-containing protein, with product MPDAMRELLQREMACESLLDCFHGLSELDRRVFRLLVEADGPMTVDELASAVDRERTTAYRSLTRLREADLVTRDQVNQDGGSYYHVFSPRDADEIADAMQRDLNDFYAKMGQLIGEFREKYADGNGEHEEPLTAE from the coding sequence ATGCCCGACGCCATGCGCGAACTGCTCCAGCGGGAGATGGCGTGCGAGAGCCTGCTGGACTGCTTCCACGGGCTCTCCGAACTGGACCGCCGGGTCTTCCGCCTCCTCGTCGAGGCCGACGGCCCGATGACCGTCGACGAACTCGCGAGCGCGGTCGACCGCGAGCGGACGACCGCCTACCGTTCGCTGACGCGCCTCCGCGAGGCCGACCTCGTCACCCGCGACCAGGTCAACCAGGACGGGGGGAGTTACTACCACGTGTTCTCCCCCCGGGACGCCGACGAGATCGCCGACGCGATGCAGCGCGACCTCAACGACTTCTACGCGAAGATGGGCCAGCTCATCGGGGAGTTCCGGGAGAAGTACGCCGACGGGAACGGTGAGCACGAGGAGCCCCTGACCGCCGAGTGA
- a CDS encoding DUF7504 family protein — translation MSGASDGDDAYDLGSAFPIAEARRQRPGTTLLITGSAALTERAAFDILLAEPDAAEGVVPVSTDRSAADLESEFAGRSEGSLDDRLAVIDITGSSERGTRPDDLAAIGRELNEAIDRVDRPRVRIGVLSLTGMLEHLDRTEVFKFCHVVRDRIADAGYLGIATLDTDEVPEATVSMLQDAFDATVEVDEDEKGSIVRVIGLSDAPVTWHAWS, via the coding sequence ATGAGCGGAGCCTCAGACGGTGACGACGCCTACGACCTCGGCAGCGCCTTCCCCATCGCCGAGGCACGGCGCCAGCGCCCCGGAACGACCCTCCTCATCACCGGGTCGGCCGCGCTCACCGAGCGCGCCGCCTTCGACATCCTCCTCGCCGAGCCGGACGCCGCGGAGGGTGTCGTGCCGGTCAGCACGGACCGCTCGGCGGCCGACCTTGAGAGCGAGTTCGCCGGCCGCTCCGAGGGCTCGCTCGACGACCGGCTGGCTGTCATCGACATCACCGGGTCGTCCGAGCGTGGAACCCGTCCGGACGACCTGGCGGCCATCGGCCGCGAACTCAACGAGGCCATCGACCGGGTCGACCGCCCCCGGGTCCGGATCGGCGTGCTCTCGCTGACCGGGATGCTCGAACACCTCGACCGGACGGAGGTGTTCAAGTTCTGCCACGTCGTCAGGGACCGGATCGCCGACGCCGGCTATCTCGGCATCGCGACGCTGGACACCGACGAGGTCCCCGAGGCGACGGTCTCGATGCTACAGGACGCGTTCGACGCGACCGTGGAGGTCGACGAGGACGAGAAGGGCAGCATCGTCCGCGTCATCGGTCTCTCGGACGCCCCGGTCACCTGGCACGCCTGGAGCTAG
- a CDS encoding DUF6691 family protein has protein sequence MSDTPKDGQGARFHALILAGGVLFGFGLGVSRMARPEVVLDFLQFQDLGLLFVMGGAAVVSAVTFVIGADLLDRPAPLTGREYGRRVREMDRNVLVGGTVFGVGWGLSGICPGAAYASFGVGNWPILWAIGGMFLGAYAQGYARSVLAERRATGEVAGAD, from the coding sequence ATGAGCGACACCCCGAAGGACGGCCAGGGGGCGCGCTTCCACGCGCTCATCCTCGCGGGCGGCGTCCTGTTCGGCTTCGGCCTTGGCGTGAGCCGGATGGCCCGCCCGGAGGTCGTGCTGGACTTCCTCCAGTTCCAGGACCTCGGGCTGCTGTTCGTGATGGGCGGCGCGGCCGTCGTCTCGGCCGTGACGTTCGTCATCGGCGCGGACCTGCTCGACCGGCCGGCGCCGCTCACCGGCCGCGAGTACGGCCGCCGGGTGCGCGAGATGGACCGGAACGTCCTCGTCGGCGGGACCGTCTTCGGGGTCGGCTGGGGACTCTCGGGCATCTGCCCGGGTGCCGCCTACGCCAGTTTCGGCGTCGGCAACTGGCCCATCCTCTGGGCCATCGGGGGGATGTTCCTCGGGGCGTACGCGCAGGGGTACGCCCGGTCGGTCCTGGCCGAGCGGCGGGCCACGGGGGAGGTCGCCGGTGCGGACTGA
- a CDS encoding DsrE/DsrF/DrsH-like family protein, which produces MSSDADAAADPAAPDPDEPSREELAAQVEALQERVEHLESGAAGDAADDEKRMVIIATKGTLDMAYPPLILASTAAAFGWDVTVFHTFWGLEILHEERSKELQLSSVGNPNTPLPNAVAALPGMDRLTTAMMNRQIDAVGTPTVDELVDTCLDMGADLQACQMTMDLMDYDADEFYDEVTTGVGAASALSEMADADIQLLV; this is translated from the coding sequence ATGAGCTCCGACGCCGACGCCGCAGCGGACCCGGCGGCGCCCGACCCGGACGAGCCCTCGCGCGAGGAGCTGGCGGCGCAGGTCGAGGCGCTGCAGGAGCGCGTCGAGCACCTCGAGAGCGGTGCGGCCGGCGACGCCGCGGACGACGAGAAGCGGATGGTCATCATCGCGACGAAGGGGACGCTGGACATGGCGTACCCGCCGCTCATCCTCGCCTCGACGGCCGCCGCCTTCGGCTGGGACGTGACCGTCTTCCACACGTTCTGGGGGCTGGAGATCCTCCACGAGGAGCGCTCGAAGGAGCTGCAGCTCTCCTCGGTCGGGAACCCCAACACGCCACTGCCGAACGCCGTCGCGGCGCTCCCCGGCATGGACCGCCTGACGACGGCGATGATGAACCGGCAGATCGACGCGGTCGGCACGCCGACCGTCGACGAACTCGTCGACACCTGCCTCGACATGGGCGCTGACCTCCAGGCCTGCCAGATGACCATGGACCTGATGGACTACGACGCCGACGAGTTCTACGACGAGGTCACCACGGGTGTCGGCGCGGCCTCGGCGCTGTCCGAGATGGCCGACGCCGACATCCAGCTGCTGGTCTGA
- a CDS encoding MBL fold metallo-hydrolase: MAPEALKERIDQGDPVGLLDVRAESEAEQWRIGGDAVDYRNVPYFRMLEGIPDEVLDDLPAPEPVVVVCAKGDASDLIAEHLREEGVEAVNLDRGMRGWADLYEYTELDVGTDATVAQYHRPSSGCLSYLVVDGDEALVVDPLLAFVDQYEQDARALGAELTCAVDTHVHADHVSALSALGERGVRTCLPAGSVARGVVFDVDRELADGDTLAVGGTAVEVLHTPGHTSGMTSLLVDDAVLLTGDGLFVDSVARPDLEEGNEGAPEAAGQLYDTLQDLLDLGDDVLVAPGHASEHTPTSGDGTYTATLGTVRERLPVLAADRERFVERVLADMPPRPANYETIIDTNMGRADVERADVLTMELGPNNCAASGGGSDGAAPRAASSEPPRDGGDD; the protein is encoded by the coding sequence ATGGCTCCGGAGGCGCTGAAGGAGCGCATCGACCAGGGGGACCCGGTCGGACTTCTCGACGTCCGGGCCGAGTCCGAGGCCGAGCAGTGGCGCATCGGCGGTGACGCCGTCGACTACCGCAACGTGCCGTACTTCCGGATGCTGGAGGGCATCCCGGACGAGGTGCTGGACGACCTCCCCGCCCCGGAGCCGGTGGTCGTCGTCTGCGCGAAGGGCGACGCCAGCGACCTCATCGCCGAGCACCTCCGCGAGGAGGGCGTCGAGGCGGTCAACCTCGACCGCGGGATGCGTGGCTGGGCGGACCTCTACGAGTACACCGAACTCGATGTCGGGACGGATGCGACCGTCGCCCAGTACCATCGCCCCTCCAGCGGCTGCCTGAGCTACCTCGTCGTGGACGGGGACGAGGCCCTCGTGGTGGACCCGCTGCTGGCGTTCGTCGACCAGTACGAGCAGGACGCCCGCGCGCTCGGCGCGGAGCTGACCTGCGCGGTCGATACGCACGTCCACGCGGACCACGTCTCGGCGCTCTCGGCGCTGGGCGAGCGCGGCGTCCGGACCTGCCTGCCCGCCGGCTCGGTCGCGCGGGGGGTCGTCTTCGACGTGGACCGGGAACTCGCCGACGGGGACACCCTCGCCGTCGGCGGGACGGCCGTCGAGGTGCTGCACACGCCCGGGCACACCTCCGGGATGACCTCGCTGCTGGTCGACGACGCGGTCCTGCTGACGGGGGACGGGCTGTTCGTCGACAGCGTCGCGCGCCCTGATTTGGAAGAAGGAAACGAGGGCGCCCCCGAGGCCGCCGGACAGCTGTACGACACGCTGCAGGACCTCCTCGACCTGGGCGACGACGTGCTCGTCGCGCCCGGGCACGCGAGCGAGCACACTCCCACTAGCGGTGACGGCACCTACACCGCGACGCTGGGGACGGTCCGCGAGCGCCTGCCCGTCCTGGCGGCCGACCGCGAGAGGTTCGTCGAGCGGGTCCTCGCGGATATGCCGCCGCGGCCGGCCAACTACGAGACCATCATCGACACGAACATGGGTCGCGCGGACGTCGAACGGGCCGACGTGCTCACCATGGAACTCGGACCGAACAACTGCGCGGCGAGCGGGGGCGGCTCCGACGGGGCGGCGCCCCGCGCCGCGAGTTCCGAACCACCGCGAGACGGGGGGGACGACTGA
- a CDS encoding macro domain-containing protein, with protein sequence MEFRVVQGDIATQSADALVNAAGTSLQMGSGVAGALRRGAGPEINDEAVSKGPVDLGEVAVTDAYDLDAEYVIHAAAMPHYGDGQATRESIRDATRNTLARADELGCESLVIPALGTGVAGFDLAEGARLICEEIAAYDPDSLADVRVIAYSDDAYETIGDVAASVRG encoded by the coding sequence ATGGAGTTCCGAGTCGTGCAGGGCGACATCGCGACACAGTCCGCCGACGCGCTGGTGAACGCGGCGGGGACCAGCCTGCAGATGGGAAGCGGCGTGGCCGGGGCGCTCCGGCGGGGGGCCGGCCCCGAGATCAACGATGAGGCGGTCTCGAAGGGGCCCGTCGACCTGGGCGAGGTCGCCGTCACCGACGCGTACGACCTCGACGCCGAGTACGTCATCCACGCGGCGGCGATGCCCCACTACGGCGACGGGCAGGCGACCCGCGAGTCCATCCGGGACGCCACCCGGAACACGCTGGCACGGGCCGACGAACTCGGGTGCGAGTCGCTCGTCATCCCGGCGCTTGGGACCGGTGTCGCGGGGTTCGACCTCGCGGAGGGGGCGCGCCTCATCTGCGAGGAGATCGCCGCGTACGACCCGGATTCGCTCGCCGATGTCCGCGTCATCGCCTACTCCGACGACGCCTACGAGACCATCGGCGACGTGGCGGCGAGCGTCCGGGGGTAG
- a CDS encoding sulfurtransferase TusA family protein yields the protein MSSEYEITETLDVKGLSCPMPVVKTKQAIDDLSDGAVLEVLATDSGSMSDIAGWADTTAGVELLDQVDEGDVYRHVVRKTA from the coding sequence ATGAGTTCGGAGTACGAGATCACGGAGACGCTGGACGTGAAGGGCCTCTCCTGTCCGATGCCGGTCGTGAAGACGAAGCAGGCCATCGACGACCTGAGCGACGGAGCGGTGCTGGAGGTGCTGGCGACCGATAGCGGCAGTATGAGCGACATCGCGGGCTGGGCGGACACGACCGCGGGTGTCGAACTGCTCGACCAGGTCGACGAGGGCGACGTCTACCGACACGTCGTCCGCAAGACCGCATGA
- a CDS encoding DUF4349 domain-containing protein, producing the protein MGERPRRRTVLALLLGALLVLAGCSGLGGGPDAGSAGGGDGGGSQGAPEAADAPAGGVGDGGDGRGGDAAAQSYRDPNRSQAIIRTGSATLRVASFEGARESVISVAREHGGYVAGSDTNVERVGNRTRTTGSLRLRVRSDRFGEAFRAVKAVGEVRKASSDSEDVSDQLVDIEARLTNLRTQRDRLRRLYDEANDTEAILQVGEKLSSVQERIERLQAQRRALRDEVAYATITVQLREPGLTPTPTASPTPRPSYHETDLGGALAASVNGVVVTVRAILVTLAYVGPFALVFGLPLAAIGYVARKQDMV; encoded by the coding sequence ATGGGTGAGCGACCGAGACGACGGACGGTGCTGGCACTGCTCCTGGGCGCGCTCCTCGTGCTCGCGGGCTGTTCGGGCCTCGGCGGGGGCCCGGACGCCGGCAGCGCGGGCGGTGGGGACGGCGGTGGCTCGCAGGGCGCCCCGGAGGCAGCCGACGCACCCGCCGGTGGTGTCGGTGACGGCGGTGACGGCCGGGGTGGTGACGCGGCGGCGCAGTCGTATCGGGACCCGAACCGGTCGCAGGCCATCATCCGGACCGGGAGCGCGACGCTGCGGGTGGCCTCGTTCGAGGGCGCCCGCGAGTCGGTGATATCGGTCGCCCGCGAGCACGGCGGCTACGTGGCCGGGTCCGACACGAACGTCGAGCGCGTCGGCAACCGGACGCGGACGACGGGCAGTCTGCGACTCCGGGTCCGCAGCGACCGGTTCGGCGAGGCGTTCCGCGCCGTGAAGGCCGTCGGCGAGGTCCGGAAGGCGAGTTCGGACAGCGAGGACGTGAGCGACCAGCTCGTCGACATCGAGGCCCGGCTCACCAACCTCCGGACCCAGCGTGACCGCCTCCGCCGGCTGTACGACGAGGCGAACGACACCGAGGCCATCCTCCAGGTGGGCGAGAAGCTGTCGAGCGTTCAGGAGCGCATCGAGCGCCTCCAGGCCCAGCGGCGCGCGCTCCGCGACGAGGTCGCGTACGCGACCATCACCGTCCAGCTCCGCGAACCCGGCCTCACGCCGACGCCGACCGCCTCACCCACACCCCGGCCCTCCTACCACGAGACCGACCTCGGCGGGGCGCTCGCTGCCTCGGTGAACGGCGTGGTCGTCACGGTCCGGGCCATCCTGGTCACGCTGGCCTACGTCGGCCCGTTCGCGCTGGTGTTCGGCCTGCCGCTGGCCGCCATCGGCTACGTCGCCCGGAAGCAGGATATGGTCTGA
- a CDS encoding DUF7504 family protein, giving the protein MTSVGSADAGLGKDPATAPPFEETPPANLLLLGPSMEDDGDAIVRLLESVTGTPALLAVSLLRPPAERIATWEERWRAPPAEVAAIGCTHAGTTPGESSTETPFRTTTVADPGDLTGLGIRINECLDAWSNRDPVVVFDSVTTMLQYADTRQVFQFCHVLTSRMKRAGVMSVFYMDPEAHDEQTVSTIRSLFEGVYEWTEDGWEGV; this is encoded by the coding sequence GTGACGAGTGTCGGATCGGCGGACGCCGGGCTGGGAAAGGACCCAGCGACGGCCCCCCCGTTCGAGGAGACCCCTCCGGCGAACCTGCTCCTCCTGGGTCCATCCATGGAGGACGACGGCGATGCCATCGTTCGACTCCTGGAGAGCGTGACCGGGACGCCCGCGCTGCTGGCGGTGTCGCTGCTTCGCCCTCCTGCCGAGAGGATCGCGACCTGGGAGGAGCGGTGGCGGGCGCCGCCCGCGGAGGTCGCGGCCATCGGCTGCACCCACGCCGGCACCACCCCCGGTGAGTCGAGCACCGAGACCCCGTTCCGGACGACCACGGTCGCCGACCCGGGCGACCTGACGGGCCTCGGCATCCGAATCAACGAGTGTCTCGACGCGTGGTCGAACCGCGACCCGGTCGTCGTCTTCGACTCCGTGACGACGATGCTCCAGTACGCCGACACCCGGCAGGTCTTCCAGTTCTGTCACGTCCTGACCAGCCGGATGAAGCGCGCCGGGGTGATGAGCGTCTTCTACATGGACCCCGAGGCCCACGACGAGCAGACGGTCTCGACGATCCGGAGCCTGTTCGAGGGCGTCTACGAGTGGACCGAGGACGGCTGGGAGGGCGTCTAG
- a CDS encoding YqjF family protein, whose translation MCAGIADCGVLSMVWEDLLFAHWPVDPDLVDERLPEGLTVDTYDSDAYLGVVPFVMRDIGPRFAPVGLSFGELNLRTYVRETADGPTSDAPDEGGRGVYFFNLDADDPLGVAVARSLFQLPYHRANMTIDTAGDRVAFRSQRPDGTATFAAAYGPEGESFEPEPGSLAAFLTENYRFYTADAGGRLWYGDIDHPRWELAPASADFVTNELFAVNGFDHPDGDPVLHFSERIRVTAGRIRRA comes from the coding sequence ATGTGTGCCGGCATCGCCGACTGCGGGGTCCTCTCGATGGTCTGGGAGGACCTGCTGTTCGCCCACTGGCCGGTCGACCCGGACCTCGTCGATGAACGGCTCCCCGAGGGGCTGACGGTCGACACGTACGACAGCGACGCCTACCTCGGGGTCGTGCCGTTCGTGATGCGTGACATCGGGCCCCGGTTCGCGCCGGTGGGGCTCTCGTTCGGGGAACTGAACCTGCGGACCTACGTCCGGGAGACGGCCGACGGGCCCACGAGCGACGCCCCCGACGAGGGCGGCCGCGGCGTCTACTTCTTCAACCTCGACGCCGACGACCCCCTCGGGGTGGCCGTCGCGCGCTCGCTGTTCCAGCTCCCGTACCACCGGGCGAACATGACCATCGACACGGCGGGCGACCGGGTGGCGTTCCGCTCGCAGCGCCCGGACGGGACGGCGACCTTCGCGGCCGCCTACGGCCCGGAGGGCGAATCGTTCGAGCCGGAGCCGGGCTCGCTCGCGGCGTTCCTCACGGAGAACTACCGGTTCTACACCGCCGACGCCGGCGGTCGGCTCTGGTACGGCGACATCGACCACCCGCGCTGGGAGCTGGCGCCCGCGAGCGCGGACTTCGTCACCAACGAGCTGTTCGCGGTGAACGGGTTCGACCACCCGGACGGCGACCCGGTGCTCCACTTCTCCGAGCGCATCCGGGTGACTGCCGGGCGGATCCGTCGCGCATGA
- a CDS encoding DUF2270 domain-containing protein, translating to MLSQEPTPRESGDTDESSDSDADRSAGRAAGAGQRSPGRPAPDGAGPDPFVGQGLLDSEMGPSSAMAHLYRGEIHRMKFWRERLDRTTNWAVIVLAAVLTWAFSSEQNPHYLLLIGNVVLATFLVIEARRYRAYDIWRSRVRTLQQQVWATGLDEGEPTDADWRADLAEDYRQPTIKITAEEAIAHRLRRIYLPLLAVLDAAWVVRVTAFGPEPWPASAAIGVVPGTVVTGLLALLFAAAVVVACRPRTWHADAELRTEALRKERGAAGDDHADGLAGRPEDD from the coding sequence ATGCTCTCCCAGGAACCCACCCCCCGCGAATCCGGTGACACCGACGAGTCGAGCGACTCCGACGCCGACAGATCGGCCGGGCGAGCGGCCGGAGCCGGCCAGCGATCACCGGGACGGCCAGCCCCCGACGGCGCGGGCCCCGACCCGTTCGTCGGGCAGGGGCTGCTGGACTCGGAGATGGGGCCGAGTTCGGCGATGGCCCACCTCTACCGCGGCGAGATCCACCGGATGAAGTTCTGGCGCGAGCGCCTGGACCGCACCACCAACTGGGCGGTCATCGTGCTCGCGGCGGTGCTGACGTGGGCGTTCTCCAGCGAGCAGAACCCACACTACCTGCTGCTCATCGGCAACGTCGTGCTGGCGACGTTCCTCGTCATCGAGGCGCGGCGCTACCGAGCGTACGACATCTGGCGCTCGCGGGTCCGGACCCTCCAGCAGCAGGTCTGGGCGACCGGCCTCGACGAGGGCGAGCCGACGGACGCGGACTGGCGGGCCGACCTGGCCGAGGACTACCGCCAACCGACGATCAAGATCACCGCCGAGGAGGCCATCGCGCACCGGCTGCGTCGCATCTACCTCCCCCTGCTGGCCGTCCTCGACGCGGCCTGGGTGGTTCGGGTGACCGCGTTCGGTCCCGAGCCGTGGCCGGCGAGCGCGGCCATCGGCGTGGTACCGGGGACGGTCGTGACGGGGCTGCTGGCGCTCCTGTTCGCCGCCGCGGTCGTCGTCGCGTGTCGCCCCCGGACGTGGCACGCGGATGCGGAGCTCCGGACCGAGGCACTCCGGAAGGAGCGGGGGGCCGCCGGCGACGACCACGCCGACGGCCTCGCGGGCCGCCCCGAGGACGATTGA
- a CDS encoding YeeE/YedE family protein: protein MPRWLAAYFPDGVLSYAVGGLFIGLGVAVIYLGTGITAGASTFLETTLSYASRLPRFNRPTYLASRDWRLTFTLGIVLGAAVYALTIGPGGWTTEVQPWRLLAGGFLVGVGTRVGKGCTSGHGVCGVGSLSGTSITNVATFMAVAIGTAQVVLALGVTP, encoded by the coding sequence ATGCCGCGGTGGCTGGCGGCCTACTTCCCCGACGGCGTCCTCTCGTACGCCGTCGGCGGCCTGTTCATCGGGCTGGGCGTGGCGGTCATCTACCTGGGGACCGGCATCACGGCCGGCGCGTCGACGTTCCTGGAGACGACGCTCTCGTACGCCTCGCGGCTGCCGCGGTTCAACCGCCCGACATACCTCGCCTCCCGGGACTGGCGGCTCACGTTCACGCTGGGAATCGTCCTCGGGGCGGCGGTCTACGCGCTGACCATCGGCCCCGGCGGCTGGACCACCGAGGTCCAGCCCTGGCGGCTGCTCGCCGGCGGCTTCCTCGTCGGCGTCGGCACGCGCGTCGGGAAGGGCTGCACCTCGGGGCACGGCGTCTGTGGCGTCGGCTCGCTCTCGGGGACGAGCATCACCAACGTCGCGACGTTCATGGCCGTCGCCATCGGGACCGCGCAGGTCGTCCTCGCGCTGGGGGTGACGCCATGA
- a CDS encoding response regulator produces MSETEEPADDQPTVLVVEDEEELRRTYELWLAGDYEVVTAAEGEEALDIVAERAADVEVVLLDRMMPGLSGKETLERMRERGVEAKFAMVTAVEPDFDIIEMGFDAYLTKPIDEDRLRDTISSLRSQEAYSDALDEYTSLLAKKETLKARKSEEELAESDAYAELEARLAELETELEDADSGAGDDAGFVAALRSIDEGAQQTEPEES; encoded by the coding sequence ATGAGCGAAACCGAGGAGCCGGCGGACGACCAGCCGACCGTACTGGTGGTCGAGGACGAGGAGGAGCTTCGGCGCACGTACGAACTCTGGCTCGCGGGCGACTACGAGGTCGTGACGGCCGCGGAGGGGGAGGAGGCCCTGGACATCGTGGCCGAGCGCGCGGCGGACGTCGAGGTCGTGCTCCTGGACCGGATGATGCCGGGGCTGTCGGGGAAGGAGACCCTGGAGCGGATGCGGGAGCGGGGCGTGGAAGCGAAGTTCGCGATGGTGACCGCGGTCGAACCGGACTTCGACATCATCGAGATGGGGTTCGACGCCTACCTCACGAAACCCATCGACGAGGACCGCCTCCGGGACACCATCTCCAGCCTGCGCTCCCAGGAGGCCTACTCGGACGCGCTGGACGAGTACACCTCGCTGCTGGCGAAGAAGGAGACGCTGAAGGCCCGCAAGAGCGAGGAGGAGCTGGCCGAGAGCGACGCGTACGCGGAGCTTGAGGCACGCCTCGCGGAGCTGGAGACCGAACTCGAGGACGCCGACTCCGGTGCCGGCGACGACGCCGGCTTCGTCGCTGCCCTCCGGAGCATCGACGAGGGGGCCCAGCAGACCGAACCCGAGGAGTCATGA
- a CDS encoding PH domain-containing protein: protein MTGPERSLEPAVRLVWFLRAAIVAVVLGAVTGALSVILSGPAWVGPAVFTALFVLGGTRAHFRYESWSYQVRTDSLFLDRGVLTRVRTVVPYVRIQHVDASRGPVERAFGLATVVVYTAGSRGADVTIPGLTPERADELQDRLKRLAIAAEGEDAV, encoded by the coding sequence CTGACGGGGCCGGAGCGGTCGCTGGAACCGGCCGTCCGGCTGGTGTGGTTCCTCCGCGCGGCCATCGTCGCGGTCGTCCTCGGTGCGGTGACTGGCGCGCTGTCGGTCATCCTGTCGGGGCCGGCCTGGGTCGGGCCGGCCGTCTTCACCGCGCTGTTCGTGCTCGGTGGGACCCGGGCGCACTTCCGCTACGAGTCCTGGTCCTACCAGGTGCGGACGGACTCGCTGTTCCTCGACCGCGGCGTCCTGACGCGGGTCCGGACGGTCGTCCCGTACGTCCGCATCCAGCACGTCGACGCCTCGCGCGGGCCGGTCGAGCGGGCGTTCGGTCTCGCGACCGTGGTCGTCTACACCGCCGGCTCGCGGGGCGCGGACGTGACCATCCCCGGCCTGACGCCCGAGCGCGCCGACGAACTGCAGGACCGGCTGAAGCGCCTGGCCATCGCCGCCGAGGGGGAGGACGCGGTCTGA
- a CDS encoding ATP-binding protein codes for MRRLRGPWGPPLTLGGIGVFLLALGLWNLNRELTNLRIEWGPVLAFGQIAIPALVVVYAGYRLSASSFNREERWRVTLFGVAGLLLVGGGVYSTILVRLAEARAVGEPQYVLGVMSGLGTAGGAVLGSFSVTSRRDARQAQRARDNFELLNSIIRHDILNSMMIVQSRAEFIEEEADEERIREFAGTILTQTNGVVDQVERTRAILQALRTSDPRLEAVDLAAVVEGELETIRTTYDTVAVETDLPGALYVRADDLLDDVVGNVLSNAVEHNDKDEPRLSVSATVLEDGQLADRTGDEEEHEAVVELRIADNGPGVDDDLKDAVFRRDETGLHEDGTGSGFGLFFVDTMMGKYGGDVSIEDNDPEGAVFVFRFGAAEPADEGTADASDVVEVPA; via the coding sequence ATGCGTCGTCTGCGTGGTCCGTGGGGTCCACCGCTCACGCTCGGTGGCATCGGCGTCTTCTTGCTGGCACTCGGGCTGTGGAACCTCAACCGGGAGCTGACGAACCTCCGGATCGAGTGGGGGCCGGTCCTGGCGTTCGGACAGATCGCTATCCCGGCACTGGTGGTGGTGTACGCCGGGTACCGGCTGTCGGCCTCGTCGTTCAACCGGGAGGAGCGCTGGCGCGTGACGCTGTTCGGCGTCGCCGGCCTGCTGCTGGTCGGTGGGGGGGTCTACTCCACCATCCTCGTCCGGCTGGCCGAGGCCAGGGCCGTCGGTGAGCCCCAGTACGTCCTCGGCGTGATGTCCGGGCTCGGCACGGCCGGTGGTGCGGTGCTGGGTTCGTTCAGCGTCACCAGCCGGCGCGACGCACGCCAGGCCCAGCGCGCCCGCGACAACTTCGAGCTGCTGAACAGCATCATCCGCCACGACATCCTCAACAGCATGATGATCGTCCAGTCGCGGGCGGAGTTCATCGAGGAGGAGGCCGACGAGGAACGCATCCGGGAGTTCGCCGGCACCATCCTCACCCAGACGAACGGTGTCGTCGACCAGGTCGAGCGGACCCGGGCCATCCTGCAGGCGCTCCGGACGAGCGACCCCCGGCTGGAGGCGGTCGACCTGGCCGCGGTCGTGGAGGGCGAACTCGAGACCATCCGGACGACCTACGACACGGTGGCCGTCGAGACCGACCTGCCCGGGGCGCTGTACGTCCGCGCCGACGACCTCCTGGACGACGTCGTCGGGAACGTCCTCTCGAACGCCGTCGAGCACAACGACAAGGACGAACCCCGGCTGTCGGTCTCGGCGACGGTGCTCGAGGACGGACAGCTCGCCGACCGGACCGGTGACGAGGAGGAACACGAGGCCGTCGTCGAGCTCCGCATCGCCGACAACGGCCCCGGTGTCGACGACGACCTCAAGGACGCCGTCTTCCGGCGCGACGAGACCGGGCTCCACGAGGACGGGACCGGCTCCGGGTTCGGCCTCTTCTTCGTCGACACGATGATGGGCAAGTACGGCGGCGACGTCTCCATCGAGGACAACGACCCCGAGGGGGCCGTCTTCGTCTTCCGCTTCGGCGCCGCCGAGCCGGCCGACGAGGGCACGGCCGACGCGAGTGACGTGGTCGAGGTCCCGGCCTGA